The following proteins are co-located in the Agromyces laixinhei genome:
- the ybeY gene encoding rRNA maturation RNase YbeY has protein sequence MSIEINNESAIEVDEAALQRLAVYALDAMHVHPDAEIAIVLVDEGAMEQLHVQWMDEPGPTDVLSFPMDELRPGTDDAPTPPGLLGDIVLCPQVAEAQSRTAGHPLIDELLLLTTHGILHLLGFDHAEPAEEKEMFGAQRDILVGFSMQERRR, from the coding sequence ATGAGCATCGAGATCAACAACGAGTCAGCGATCGAGGTCGACGAGGCCGCCCTCCAGCGGTTGGCGGTGTATGCGCTCGACGCGATGCACGTGCACCCCGACGCCGAGATCGCCATCGTGCTCGTCGACGAGGGAGCGATGGAGCAGCTGCACGTGCAGTGGATGGACGAGCCCGGGCCGACCGACGTGCTGAGCTTTCCGATGGACGAGCTGCGTCCGGGCACCGACGACGCGCCGACCCCGCCGGGGCTCCTCGGTGACATCGTGCTGTGCCCGCAGGTCGCCGAGGCGCAGTCGCGCACCGCGGGGCATCCGCTCATCGACGAACTGCTGCTGCTGACGACGCACGGCATCCTGCACCTGCTCGGGTTCGACCACGCCGAACCGGCGGAGGAGAAGGAGATGTTCGGCGCCCAGCGCGACATCCTCGTCGGCTTCTCCATGCAGGAGCGACGCCGCTGA